From one Gallionella capsiferriformans ES-2 genomic stretch:
- a CDS encoding chemotaxis protein CheA: MDEIQQAFVVEGRELLQMMEENLLQMEERGSDPEIINAIFRAAHTIKGGAGVIECQFVVEFTHVLENVLDEMRAGNIVADQTLVEVLLICADQLGALLNCIENECQPGEDVNLTSAALREKLQHYLSKPAGKGDVALTEADVQVSGGGQMETDNWHISLRFGPDVLRKGMDPASFLRYLMELGEIVHLTTLPDAMPNAEEMDAESCYLGFEISYKSEAEKSQIENVFSFVSDDCVVHIWPPHSKLADFISTIETLPEDTMRLGEILILCGALTQNELDIALNTQSDRVDDRSVQPKIGDLLVNQGVVTAEVVEAAAVKQGKVADKKTIESQLIRVQAAKLDQLIDLVGEMVIASAGANMQARKSGETALVESTSVISMLVEQIRDSALQLRMVQIGETFTRFQRVVRDTSRELGKDIELVISGSDAELDKSVVEKLGDPLMHLVRNALDHGVESPDVRLARGKPARGTLKLNAYHESGGIAIEIIDDGGGMNRDKILNKARERELITANQVLTDSEIFGLIFEPGFSTADKITNISGRGVGLDVVKRNITALRGTIEVESREGEGSTFRIRLPLTLAIIDGFLVGVGRASYVIPLGTVVECIELSEKDRADTLTRQYINLRGEVLPFVRLREQFEISDGGGKRENIVVVQYAGQKIGLVVDELMGEFQTVIKPLGTIFKHIKGIGGSTILGSGEVALILDVQSLVALATVQQNRIQAA, translated from the coding sequence ATGGACGAGATTCAGCAGGCATTTGTTGTCGAAGGCCGTGAACTGTTGCAGATGATGGAAGAAAATCTGTTGCAGATGGAAGAGCGTGGCAGTGATCCTGAGATTATTAATGCGATTTTTCGCGCGGCTCATACGATTAAGGGAGGAGCGGGCGTCATCGAGTGTCAGTTCGTGGTTGAGTTTACCCATGTGCTGGAAAATGTGCTCGATGAAATGCGTGCCGGCAATATCGTTGCAGATCAGACCTTGGTCGAGGTGCTGCTGATTTGTGCGGATCAGTTAGGTGCACTCCTGAACTGCATTGAAAACGAATGCCAACCGGGGGAAGATGTCAATCTGACCAGTGCAGCGCTGCGCGAAAAATTGCAGCACTATCTGAGTAAACCCGCAGGCAAGGGCGATGTGGCGCTTACTGAGGCTGATGTGCAAGTCAGCGGCGGTGGTCAAATGGAGACCGACAACTGGCATATCTCGTTGCGTTTCGGTCCCGATGTGCTGCGCAAAGGTATGGATCCCGCGTCATTTTTGCGCTACCTGATGGAGTTAGGGGAGATCGTTCATCTGACCACGCTGCCGGATGCGATGCCGAATGCCGAAGAGATGGATGCGGAATCCTGTTACCTGGGTTTTGAAATCTCCTATAAATCGGAGGCAGAGAAATCGCAGATTGAAAACGTATTTTCATTTGTCAGCGATGATTGCGTCGTGCATATCTGGCCGCCGCACAGCAAGCTGGCCGACTTTATCAGTACGATTGAAACGCTGCCGGAAGACACGATGCGTCTGGGCGAAATTTTGATTCTCTGTGGCGCGTTGACACAAAACGAACTGGATATCGCGTTAAACACCCAATCTGATCGCGTCGATGACCGTTCAGTACAACCCAAGATTGGCGACTTGCTGGTCAATCAGGGGGTGGTGACCGCGGAAGTGGTAGAAGCCGCAGCCGTCAAACAGGGGAAAGTTGCGGATAAGAAAACAATCGAATCGCAATTGATACGGGTGCAGGCCGCTAAACTTGACCAGTTGATCGATCTGGTCGGCGAAATGGTGATTGCCAGCGCGGGCGCAAACATGCAGGCGCGCAAAAGCGGTGAAACGGCGCTGGTGGAATCCACGTCGGTCATCTCAATGCTGGTCGAGCAGATCCGCGATAGCGCCTTGCAGTTGCGCATGGTGCAAATCGGCGAGACTTTCACCCGTTTTCAGCGTGTGGTGCGCGACACCAGTCGCGAACTCGGTAAAGACATTGAGCTTGTGATCAGCGGCAGTGATGCTGAACTTGATAAGTCGGTTGTTGAAAAACTGGGCGATCCGCTGATGCATCTGGTGCGCAATGCACTCGATCACGGTGTTGAATCCCCCGATGTTCGTCTCGCACGCGGCAAGCCGGCTCGCGGCACGCTCAAGCTTAACGCTTATCATGAGTCTGGCGGCATCGCGATCGAGATCATCGACGATGGCGGCGGGATGAACCGGGATAAAATTCTCAACAAGGCGCGTGAGCGTGAGTTGATCACGGCCAATCAGGTGCTCACTGACAGTGAAATTTTCGGTCTGATTTTTGAACCCGGTTTTTCCACGGCCGATAAGATCACCAATATCTCCGGTCGCGGTGTGGGGCTGGACGTCGTCAAACGCAATATCACCGCGCTCAGAGGTACGATTGAGGTGGAGAGCCGTGAGGGGGAAGGATCCACTTTCCGGATTCGATTGCCGCTGACGTTAGCGATCATCGACGGATTCCTGGTCGGCGTGGGGCGAGCCTCCTATGTGATTCCGCTGGGAACCGTGGTCGAATGCATCGAGCTGTCGGAAAAAGACCGGGCGGATACGCTGACGCGTCAATATATCAATTTGCGCGGTGAAGTGCTGCCGTTCGTGCGGTTGCGTGAACAGTTTGAAATCAGCGACGGCGGTGGTAAGCGCGAAAATATTGTGGTGGTGCAGTATGCTGGACAGAAAATCGGTCTGGTTGTCGATGAACTGATGGGGGAATTTCAGACCGTGATTAAACCGCTGGGTACTATTTTTAAACATATCAAAGGCATAGGAGGGTCTACTATCCTGGGGTCAGGCGAGGTCGCACTGATACTCGATGTGCAGTCTTTGGTGGCTTTGGCCACCGTGCAGCAAAACAGGATTCAGGCAGCATAG
- a CDS encoding STAS domain-containing protein: MTQAHSTIAVKDDMTIYNAAVQKQTLLDALNTCDELDLDLSQVAEMDTAGFQVLLLTKREAIKAGKAVHLTAHSKAVTEVLDLYNMAGYFGDPMVITAHEHAAGNRR; the protein is encoded by the coding sequence CACAGGCGCATAGTACCATTGCTGTTAAAGACGATATGACCATATACAATGCCGCAGTGCAGAAACAGACGCTGCTGGATGCGCTCAATACGTGTGATGAGCTGGATCTGGATTTGTCCCAAGTGGCAGAAATGGATACGGCTGGCTTTCAGGTTTTGCTGCTGACCAAGCGTGAAGCGATCAAGGCGGGTAAAGCGGTTCATTTGACCGCCCACAGCAAGGCGGTGACAGAAGTGCTCGATTTATACAATATGGCGGGCTATTTTGGCGATCCTATGGTGATTACTGCACATGAGCACGCAGCAGGGAATCGTAGGTAG